The window CAAGAAAAAATATGAAAGGGTTTGATTCTATGCACGAGATTACCAGAGAAATGATTAAGGCACAAGCTGAAAAAGAACATGTCCACTATATTCGTTTGCAATTTACTGATATGCTGGGAATTATTAAGAACGTTGAGGTTCCAAAGAGTCAGTTGGACAAAGTGCTTGATAACAAAATGATGTTTGATGGTTCGTCAATTGAAGGTTTTGTCCGCATTCACGAGTCGGATATGTATTTATATCCGGATTTAAATACTTGGAAAATTTTAACTTGGGAACACCCCGAAGATGGCAGCCGCGTTGCGCGACTTATCTGCGATGTTTATACAACCGAAGGAAAACCGTTTGCCGGTGACCCCCGCGGGAATTTACGTCGTGTCTTAGCAACTATGGAAGCTGCAGGCTTTAGTGCCTTTAATATCGGGCTTGAACCTGAGTTTTATTTATTTAAGCGTGATGAGAAAGGACGGCCAACTTTAGACTTTAGCGATGCCGGTGGCTATTTCGATTTATCGCCAGTTGATGGTGCTGAAGATTGTCGTCGTGAGATTGTGCTTGAGTTAGAACGTTTGGGGTTTGAAGTTGAAGCGAGTCACCATGAAGTTGGGCCAAGTCAGAACGAAATTAATTTCAAGTATGCTAATGCCTTAGAAGCTTGCGATAATTTGCAAACCTTTAAATTGGTTGTTCGTAATGTTGCTCATAAGCATGGGTTAAAAGCGACATTCATGGCAAAACCAATTGCTGGCATTGCCGGCAGTGGTATGCATACCAATTCTTCTTTGTTTGATTTGGATGGCAATAATGCGTTTTTTGATGAAAACGGGCGCCACCAATTAAGCGACAACGCTTATCATTTTATTGGCGGTGTCTTGGAACATGCTAACGCAATCACTGCTATTACCAATCCAACCCTGAATTCATATAAGCGTTTGGTTGCCGGATTTGAGGCACCATGCTATATTTCTTATTCAACCAGTAATCGTAGTGCATTAATTCGGATTCCAGCGAGCAGAGGTATTTCAACCCGTGTTGAAGTGCGTAGTCCCGATCCAATGGCAAACCCTTATTTAGCTTTGGCAGTTATTTTGGCAGCCGGTCTCGATGGTATTAAAAAGCAAGTTGATCCAGGAGCGCCAATTGCAGAAGATATTTTTGAGATGAGTTATGATGAGCGTAAAGCTTTGAATATTGAAAATTTACCAAGTACGATTACCGAGGCTTTACAGCATTTGCGTAAAGATCCGGTTATCCGTGAAGCGCTTGGTGACCATATCTATCGCAAATATATGGAAGCAAAATACCTTGAAGCCCGTGATTTCCGTTTGGAAGTACATCAATGGGAAATTGATAGATACCTATCTATGTATTAATATGAAAATAAGGCAGCCGGCGAGGGCTGCCTTATTTTTTAAATTTACCATAAAAAAAGTTAGCGTTTTATGGTATAATAGTTATTTGAAAAGTAGCCTAGACAGGGCTTGATATTTGATGATATAAAAGGAATGGATGAATCAATGCGACATATACGCTTATTCTTCGCGATTGCGATTGCAAAAATGACTCGTTTTGCCGGAAAAATTTTAAAACGCGGCTCAAGTTTGCCGGGACTTTTAGCTTTACGGATATATCCGGGAATCATGCATGATTTGCAGATTGATTGTCCGGTTATTGCGATTACCGGTGCAAATGGGAAATCATCAACAACGAAGTTGATTGCTGATATTTTAACAGCTAATGGATACCGCGTGGCGGCAAACCTGGAGGGCTCAAATATGCGTCCGGGAATACTGACCGGTATTCTCGAGAAGAGCAAACTTTCTGGGAAAGTTGATGCTGATTTTGTATTGATGGAAGTGGATGAATTTTCATCACCGAAAATTTATAGTGCAATTAAACCAGATTATTTGTTGGTTACTAATGTATTGCGTGATCATGTTGAACGCCAAAGTGATGCCAGCAATGTTATTGCTAAGATTGAGCAGGAACTTGATGAGCGGACAACATTATTTTTGAATGCTGATGATCCTTTAGTAAATTCAATTTTATATAATAAGCCAAATAAGCGCTTATATTATGGAATCAATGATGAGAAGTATGGACATGGAGCCCCAAGCACGCCACTCGCAGCGAAATTTTGTTTGCAATGCGGAGCAAAATTAGATTATAGTGTTTACTACTTTGAGCACATGGGTAAGTATGTTTGTCCAAACTGTGATTTCCATCGTCATGAACCTGATTATGCAATTGAGTATTTAGATTTAGAAACCGGGCAGATGGTTATGAATAACGAAGTTTATCATGTGAACTATGATGCTTTTTATATGTTTTATAATATTTTAGCGGCGGTAAGTGTTTGCCGCGAACTTGGACTTAGCTATGAGCAAGTCCAAAGTGTTACTGATACTTTTGTTTTTGGTAATGCGCGTTTACAAGAGTTTTATCTCTATGAACGAAAAGGGGTTATGAACTTCTTGAAAAATGCGACTTCATTATCGGCGACGATTGATTTGATGAAACAAGACAAAGAGGAAAAATCAATATTGTTTGTTATGGATAATACTTATGACCGCCGCTATTTGATTACTCAGTGGTACTGGGATTCAAAAGTTGAGGAATTAGTGGCAGATCCAAATATTGATAAAATTGTTTGTACTTGGTATCGGGCTTATGATATGGCGATCCGTTTAAAAGCAGCTGGGTTCCCGGCTGATAAGATTATTGTTGAACGTGATTTGGAGAAAGCCGTAAGCATATTCCGCGAGGATACCCGCGGAAATGCTTATGTGGGTTATGATACTGATTCATATAGTATTGGCAAAGTCGTTGAGGCTTTGGCCAAATATCCGGAAAACACGCATTTGCGAAAATAATGCGTAAATGTTAATGGAGGAAAAGGCATGAAGAAAATATTATATCTATGCTATGATTTGCTTGATTTTGATGGCAGTCGTGGCGATATTATGTATTTAGCACATCGTTTGGATCAATATGGTTTTGAATATGAAATTACTTATCACCAGACAAATACCGCGATTGATGTTCGTGATTTTGATTTTGTTTACATTGGTGTAGCACCGATTAAATACTATCCATTGTTTTTACGTCAATTACAGGAGTATGTCAGCGGCTTAAAAGAATTTATCGAAGCTGATGGTATGGTGCTTGCAATTGAGCAAGGGTATAAGTATTTAGGCAAAGAATTGGTGAAAAAGGACGGCGAGGTCGTTCCTTTGGC of the Culicoidibacter larvae genome contains:
- the glnA gene encoding type I glutamate--ammonia ligase, which translates into the protein MHEITREMIKAQAEKEHVHYIRLQFTDMLGIIKNVEVPKSQLDKVLDNKMMFDGSSIEGFVRIHESDMYLYPDLNTWKILTWEHPEDGSRVARLICDVYTTEGKPFAGDPRGNLRRVLATMEAAGFSAFNIGLEPEFYLFKRDEKGRPTLDFSDAGGYFDLSPVDGAEDCRREIVLELERLGFEVEASHHEVGPSQNEINFKYANALEACDNLQTFKLVVRNVAHKHGLKATFMAKPIAGIAGSGMHTNSSLFDLDGNNAFFDENGRHQLSDNAYHFIGGVLEHANAITAITNPTLNSYKRLVAGFEAPCYISYSTSNRSALIRIPASRGISTRVEVRSPDPMANPYLALAVILAAGLDGIKKQVDPGAPIAEDIFEMSYDERKALNIENLPSTITEALQHLRKDPVIREALGDHIYRKYMEAKYLEARDFRLEVHQWEIDRYLSMY
- a CDS encoding MurT ligase domain-containing protein — encoded protein: MRHIRLFFAIAIAKMTRFAGKILKRGSSLPGLLALRIYPGIMHDLQIDCPVIAITGANGKSSTTKLIADILTANGYRVAANLEGSNMRPGILTGILEKSKLSGKVDADFVLMEVDEFSSPKIYSAIKPDYLLVTNVLRDHVERQSDASNVIAKIEQELDERTTLFLNADDPLVNSILYNKPNKRLYYGINDEKYGHGAPSTPLAAKFCLQCGAKLDYSVYYFEHMGKYVCPNCDFHRHEPDYAIEYLDLETGQMVMNNEVYHVNYDAFYMFYNILAAVSVCRELGLSYEQVQSVTDTFVFGNARLQEFYLYERKGVMNFLKNATSLSATIDLMKQDKEEKSILFVMDNTYDRRYLITQWYWDSKVEELVADPNIDKIVCTWYRAYDMAIRLKAAGFPADKIIVERDLEKAVSIFREDTRGNAYVGYDTDSYSIGKVVEALAKYPENTHLRK